TTTAAGGCGTTCACGGTCTCGCAATTCGCTCAATACCGGTTCCTGTCCAATCAAAGATCGGTATAAGTCGAAGTCACCCAGCGTCGTTTTTTTCGCCGCCAAGTGATAGCTCGACACCTCAACCTCATGAAGAGGAGCGTCGCTATTCATTGTGATATTGCATAGATTGTCCTCCGGCGCGCCGCATGGCCAAGTGCAGACCTCGGCCGGATTGAAGTCGCACTTCCAGCCGAAATCACCCATTTCGAAGGTGCCACCCTCGATGAACACCATCTCGTCAATCGAGCGGATTACCACGCGAAGCACTTCTTCCCTCTTGTCTGAAGACAGTTTTGGGTACTGCGTTTGGATCCGCGAAGCAATCTCGGCGACCTTGTCAGCGGAGAGCTTCTGACTTTCTGGGAGATTGGCAGAGCTACAGGCAGCCGCTGCGGCGCAGCCTATAAGCAAGGCAAGTGTACGGATAGGGTTCATTTGTTTTCGTCCTTGAATCGGCAGATCGGAGGCGGACGAGTTTAACAAGACGCCGAGTTGCGGGAGGGCCAGCATCGCTCGGAGTTGGAAGCGGCTCACAGGATGGCTGAACTGCCTTTAGTCCCGAGATGATCTGCAGGAAAAGATCTGGGCATATACAACCGTGGCAAAAGGCCGCTTTTGGCCGAAACCCGCCATCCCCACCGCCCGCGTCAGCGACGAGCGCCCTCTGGGTCGAGACGGCCGGCCCCGTCCGTCTCGATGCGAAGCACGCCAGCGCGACCCGGCCCAGCCGGGTGACGCTCGATCCTTTGCTCCTTTGCTCCTTTGCTCCTTTGCTCCTTTGCTCTTTTCCGCTTTCTCTTCCCATCCCCCAATTCCGTTATAGCGGATCTACTTTTTGAATCGCACAGCGGAAGCTGTCAGCCAATGAGTGCGTGCCAGGTTCGAGGACGAGGCTTCTTCGCAGGACTGTATTGGCGGAAATCCAAGGTGTTTCCGATAGATTGGTTCCCCGAGCCACTCGCCTTTTGCCGCTGGCTGGGCCTTGGCTCATGTCTATCGTTTAGACATACTCATGAGCAAAGAGGTGTTCGCACGCTGAGCGTGCTCTGCGATGGCGGGAGCGCCCATAAACGCCCCGCATCGCGCCATGACATCTAGCACGCTGGAAATCGCACTCCCGCTAGATGGCTTGAAGAGTAGGCCGATCCTTCGATAAGTCCCTCCGCTGCTGGCCGAAAGCAGCCTTAGGTAGCTGTCTCTAGTCGGCCGGGGGCGGCATGCGGCTAATAGCGGCCGATTAGACATCGGTAGCCACAACGGACAGGTCAGTTCAACGTTATCGGTAGCGCTCCATCCGTCATTTTTCATTGACACCCCCGAGAACCTCTCGGTAGTGTCCGCCCTCCCTCCTTTTCGGCTACCTCTGCCGTGAACCGCCCAGGCGTTAACTCGCGAAGCGGTCATACAAGTTGCCGACACTTATACGGTCGCTATCTGCCAGCGGCTTCATTTCCGGTATCAAGTGTAAAGGATGATTCTATGATCATTCGTCAGGCTACTAACGCCGACTATCCGCTACTGCTCAACATTTGGCTGCGCTCCGTTCGCGCCACTCATCACTTCCTGCAAGAAGCCGATATCGAGGTATTGCTTCCTCAGCTGCGCGATGTCTACCTACCCGCTGTTGAGCTATGGGTTGAGGTAAATGCCGAGGACTCGCCGCTAGGCTTTATTGGGCTCAATGAAAACCATGTAGAAATGCTCTTCATCGAGCCAGACCTGCGAGGAAAAGGTATTGGCCGCGCGCTGCTAGATCATGCCCGCAGTTCGTGCGATCAGATGAGTGTTGATGTGAATGAGCAGAACCCCGAAGCGGTAGGGTTCTATTTACATTACGGGTTTGTTCAAACAGGTCGCTCTCCGCTTGATGGCGGGGGCCGTCCCTTTCCCTTGCTACATCTGAGCTT
This DNA window, taken from Stutzerimonas stutzeri, encodes the following:
- a CDS encoding acetyltransferase; the protein is MIIRQATNADYPLLLNIWLRSVRATHHFLQEADIEVLLPQLRDVYLPAVELWVEVNAEDSPLGFIGLNENHVEMLFIEPDLRGKGIGRALLDHARSSCDQMSVDVNEQNPEAVGFYLHYGFVQTGRSPLDGGGRPFPLLHLSLPG